Proteins encoded together in one Miscanthus floridulus cultivar M001 chromosome 16, ASM1932011v1, whole genome shotgun sequence window:
- the LOC136513972 gene encoding putative RING-H2 finger protein ATL12 — translation MALPRQQLALLAVLVSAAACAAVATAQPTTDELSASPAADNNNTPAGVGIKVSFRPRVAIVVGIFTMIFSLTFILLMYAKFCHPSSSPPPASALVGGGETGGNNGAAAAAAAAVGVPKQVIESLPFFRFATLRGARQGMECSVCLARFDDADLLRLLPRCRHAFHLDCVDRWLESSASCPLCRTSVDADDATLGLKYPSSARIVFGGDALSSGRFEDAAAAGTGSGRDLLDIFVERVPGPEKQAGDEEVISSVAPPPGLELDRHKHRIIVSDVVFKSRWSELNSADLIALDTEMLRSMSSGRFVFPPDSPYCPEYSNEAQVPNSNKITAAEEEEDGIVPTMMGGKERKRLLEPVVVVDGRLGGGCSSGSAVSASAARMISSGVRSMSEIVSLPRLRAAARERLSEEENRRWLPIARRTARWFAGRASRGQEEEEEHRAVHVMAAEHDDV, via the coding sequence ATGGCGCTGCCGCGCCAGCAGCTCGCTCTCCTCGCGGTCCTCGTCTCTGCGGCCGCGTGCGCCGCCGTGGCCACAGCGCAGCCGACCACCGACGAGCTGTCTGCATCTCCGGCGGCGGATAACAACAACACGCCGGCGGGCGTGGGCATCAAGGTGTCCTTCCGACCCCGAGTGGCCATCGTGGTGGGCATCTTCACCATGATCTTCTCCCTcaccttcatcctcctcatgTACGCCAAGTTCTGCCACCCCTCCTCGTCTCCGCCGCCGGCCTCGGCGCTGGTGGGAGGCGGAGAGACAGGAGGCAacaatggcgccgccgccgccgcagcagcagcagtcgGAGTCCCCAAGCAGGTCATCGAGTCGCTGCCCTTCTTCCGGTTCGCCACCCTGCGCGGGGCGCGCCAGGGGATGGAGTGCTCCGTCTGCCTCGCCCGCTTCGACGACGCCGACCTCCTCCGCCTCCTGCCGCGCTGCCGCCACGCCTTCCATCTCGACTGCGTCGACCGCTGGCTCGAGTCCAGCGCCAGCTGCCCGCTCTGCCGGACCAGCGTCGACGCCGACGACGCCACGCTCGGGCTCAAGTACCCATCCAGCGCGCGCATCGTCTTCGGCGGCGACGCGCTGTCCTCCGGCCGCTTCGAAGACGCTGCTGCTGCGGGGACAGGGAGCGGACGCGACCTCCTCGACATCTTCGTGGAGCGCGTGCCCGGACCGGAGAAGCAGGCTGGTGATGAGGAGGTGATATCATCggtggcgccgccgccggggcTGGAGCTGGACAGGCACAAGCACCGCATCATCGTGTCCGACGTGGTGTTCAAGAGCCGGTGGAGCGAGCTCAACTCCGCCGACCTCATCGCGCTCGACACGGAGATGCTACGCTCCATGTCCAGCGGCCGCTTCGTGTTCCCGCCAGATTCCCCTTATTGCCCGGAGTACAGCAACGAGGCCCAGGTCCCCAACAGCAACAAGATAACAGCagcagaagaagaagaggatggtaTCGTGCCGACGATGATGGGGGGCAAGGAGAGGAAGCGGCTGCTGGAGCCTGTCGTCGTGGTGGACGGCCGGCTAGGTGGCGGGTGCAGCAGTGGCTCCGCCGTGTCGGCGTCCGCGGCGAGGATGATATCCTCCGGGGTGCGCTCCATGTCGGAGATCGTGAGCCTGCCACGGCTGCGCGCCGCGGCGAGGGAGCGGCTGTCGGAGGAGGAGAATCGGCGGTGGCTGCCGATCGCACGGCGGACGGCGCGGTGGTTCGCCGGGCGCGCCAGCAGggggcaggaggaggaggaggagcaccgaGCTGTCCACGTCATGGCGGCGGAGCATGATGATGTGTGA